A portion of the Paenibacillus sp. PvR098 genome contains these proteins:
- the recR gene encoding recombination mediator RecR has protein sequence MFYPEPLAKLIDSFSRLPGVGPKTAGRLAFHVLRMKEDDVIDFAKALVNVKRNLNYCSVCCNITDTDPCRICQDKSRDGSTICVVQEPRDLVAMERTKEYNGYYHVLHGAISPMEGIGPDEIRIADLLKRLSDERVQELILATNPNIEGEATAMYLSRLVRSFGLKVTRIAHGLPVGGDLEYADEVTLTKALEGRREL, from the coding sequence TTGTTTTATCCCGAACCATTAGCCAAGCTGATTGATTCGTTCTCCCGGCTTCCGGGCGTCGGGCCTAAGACGGCGGGACGTTTGGCGTTTCATGTGCTGCGAATGAAAGAAGACGATGTCATCGATTTTGCCAAAGCGCTTGTAAACGTCAAAAGAAATCTGAACTATTGCTCGGTATGCTGCAATATTACTGACACGGACCCGTGCCGTATCTGTCAAGACAAGAGCCGTGACGGCTCGACGATTTGTGTGGTGCAGGAGCCCAGAGATCTGGTGGCCATGGAGCGGACGAAAGAGTACAACGGGTATTATCATGTTCTTCATGGAGCGATCTCGCCTATGGAAGGCATTGGACCGGATGAGATCCGGATTGCTGATCTACTGAAGCGTTTAAGTGACGAGCGTGTGCAGGAGCTTATTCTGGCTACGAATCCGAATATTGAAGGTGAAGCAACAGCGATGTATTTATCCCGGCTGGTCCGGTCGTTTGGATTGAAAGTGACACGAATTGCTCACGGTTTGCCGGTTGGCGGGGATCTCGAGTATGCGGACGAGGTCACATTAACCAAAGCGCTTGAAGGGCGAAGAGAATTATAA
- a CDS encoding DUF2508 family protein produces the protein MKWWIVKLWKRKEREREEALQNDRLLLVQEIRKAHMEWETAQRRFDYVVEKEQIDYAVFALEAAEKRFEMLIKQAKNMKISAGEVWASRVLEESS, from the coding sequence ATGAAATGGTGGATAGTGAAGTTGTGGAAGAGGAAAGAACGAGAACGGGAAGAGGCTTTACAGAACGATAGGCTTTTGCTTGTGCAGGAAATACGCAAAGCGCACATGGAATGGGAAACGGCACAGAGACGCTTTGATTACGTTGTAGAAAAGGAACAGATTGATTACGCCGTGTTTGCTTTGGAGGCGGCCGAAAAACGATTCGAGATGCTGATCAAGCAAGCCAAAAATATGAAAATCTCGGCGGGTGAAGTTTGGGCCAGTCGTGTGTTGGAGGAGTCT
- a CDS encoding YbaB/EbfC family nucleoid-associated protein, translating into MNNMNQMMKQVKKMQEQMLKAQEDLANKTFEGTAGGGVVSVTVNGQKKVTSVVIKPEAVDPDDVEMLQDLVLTAINDAMTKAEETAGKEMSKLTGGLNIPGLF; encoded by the coding sequence ATGAACAATATGAACCAAATGATGAAGCAAGTGAAAAAGATGCAGGAGCAAATGCTAAAGGCTCAGGAAGACCTTGCTAACAAAACGTTTGAAGGCACAGCGGGTGGCGGCGTGGTGAGCGTAACCGTTAACGGACAGAAAAAGGTTACGTCCGTTGTGATCAAGCCGGAAGCGGTGGACCCTGACGATGTCGAAATGCTGCAGGATCTGGTGCTTACCGCTATCAATGACGCGATGACCAAAGCGGAAGAAACAGCCGGCAAAGAAATGTCGAAATTGACCGGCGGTCTCAACATTCCAGGATTATTCTAA